From Solwaraspora sp. WMMD1047, the proteins below share one genomic window:
- a CDS encoding LON peptidase substrate-binding domain-containing protein translates to MSARLPVFPLGTVLFPGLVLPLHIFEERYRALIRHLIGLPDGTPREFGVVAVRSGWSAATTAAGPGGQPSSVGPIGTTGTIGPSGPSGPSGPAEAGGPTGSGGPTGGAGPGAGAGGGGPSGGYGTGPGRGGAVLHEVGCTAELRQVTELPDGRFDVVTVGRRRFRIVDVAEGSEPYLTAAVDWLPEPAGREDVADLLAPRVLAVFRQYLGLIRDDPEEISEQLPDDPTVLSHLVAATAALSLADRQRLLATLDTAGRLRAELRLLTREATLLRQVRAVPVPLPELAVPTSPN, encoded by the coding sequence GTGAGTGCGCGGCTGCCGGTCTTCCCGCTCGGGACGGTGCTGTTTCCCGGCCTGGTGCTGCCGCTGCACATCTTCGAGGAGCGCTACCGGGCGCTGATCCGCCATCTGATCGGGCTGCCCGACGGCACCCCCCGCGAGTTCGGCGTGGTCGCGGTCCGCAGCGGGTGGTCGGCCGCCACCACCGCGGCCGGCCCCGGCGGCCAGCCCAGCTCGGTCGGCCCGATCGGCACCACCGGCACCATCGGCCCCAGCGGCCCCAGCGGCCCCAGCGGCCCGGCCGAGGCCGGTGGCCCGACCGGCTCGGGTGGCCCGACCGGCGGCGCCGGTCCCGGTGCCGGGGCGGGTGGCGGCGGGCCTTCGGGCGGGTACGGGACCGGGCCGGGCCGGGGCGGGGCGGTGCTGCACGAGGTGGGTTGCACGGCCGAGTTGCGCCAGGTGACCGAGTTACCGGACGGCCGGTTCGACGTGGTGACGGTGGGGCGGCGGCGGTTCCGGATCGTCGACGTGGCGGAGGGGTCCGAACCGTATCTGACCGCGGCGGTGGACTGGCTGCCCGAGCCGGCCGGTCGGGAGGACGTGGCCGACCTGCTCGCGCCCCGGGTGCTCGCGGTCTTCCGGCAGTACCTGGGGCTGATCCGGGACGATCCGGAGGAGATCTCCGAGCAGCTGCCTGACGATCCGACGGTGTTGTCGCACCTGGTGGCGGCGACCGCGGCGCTGAGCCTGGCGGACCGTCAACGGCTGCTGGCCACCCTGGACACGGCCGGTCGGCTCCGCGCCGAGCTGCGTCTGCTCACCCGCGAGGCGACTCTGTTGCGCCAGGTTCGGGCGGTGCCGGTGCCGCTGCCGGAGCTGGCCGTTCCGACGAGCCCCAACTGA
- a CDS encoding DUF2567 domain-containing protein, with product MSPATSEPHPPSGDAGDGTSLPADPTVPAAQTGPTAAGPVSAGPVPAGPPVGGGRRPGLAALVGVATAAGITLLGLPIGLLWAALAPAVPVRKTADGAVLTQAQPEEFIAADGWFTLIGLCFGVATAIAVWLLLRRRRGPFGLIVAVLGALGAAVVAWQVGRRIGLAEYQRLLADAQVGDILNRPPDLRAGGFEWVLGVIPTIQGNLLLPAFGVAVMYTLLAGWSGHPSLRPEPDHLRYDAGPGGPPAGTGTATVETAGGFGAGGAGDVAEANGAAVVTDPGTASDVPAADQTAGGGEPPVVSWGSSERPAPAAAPAPPEPGATESPRG from the coding sequence GTGAGCCCGGCCACTTCCGAACCCCATCCGCCGTCCGGAGACGCCGGCGACGGCACGTCGCTGCCGGCTGACCCGACCGTGCCGGCCGCCCAGACCGGCCCCACGGCGGCCGGCCCGGTTTCGGCCGGCCCGGTCCCGGCCGGGCCGCCGGTCGGCGGTGGCCGACGGCCCGGGTTGGCGGCGCTTGTCGGAGTTGCGACGGCCGCCGGGATCACCCTGCTGGGACTGCCGATCGGGTTGCTCTGGGCGGCCCTCGCCCCGGCCGTGCCGGTCCGCAAAACCGCGGACGGGGCGGTCCTGACCCAGGCCCAGCCGGAGGAGTTCATCGCCGCCGACGGCTGGTTCACGCTTATCGGGCTCTGCTTCGGCGTGGCGACCGCGATCGCGGTCTGGCTGCTGCTGCGCCGCCGGCGCGGGCCCTTCGGCCTGATCGTCGCGGTGCTCGGCGCGCTCGGCGCGGCGGTGGTCGCCTGGCAGGTCGGGCGCCGGATCGGCCTCGCCGAGTACCAGCGGCTGCTCGCCGACGCCCAGGTCGGGGACATTCTCAACCGGCCGCCGGACCTGCGGGCCGGTGGCTTCGAGTGGGTGCTGGGGGTGATCCCGACGATCCAGGGCAACCTGCTGCTGCCGGCATTCGGCGTGGCGGTCATGTACACCCTGCTCGCGGGCTGGTCGGGGCACCCCTCGCTGCGACCTGAGCCCGACCACCTGCGATACGACGCCGGTCCCGGCGGACCGCCGGCGGGAACGGGAACGGCAACGGTGGAAACCGCCGGGGGGTTCGGTGCCGGTGGCGCAGGTGATGTCGCTGAGGCGAACGGAGCCGCCGTCGTCACCGATCCGGGCACCGCCAGCGACGTTCCTGCTGCCGACCAGACGGCCGGGGGCGGCGAGCCGCCGGTGGTCAGTTGGGGCTCGTCGGAACGGCCAGCTCCGGCAGCGGCACCGGCACCGCCCGAACCTGGCGCAACAGAGTCGCCTCGCGGGTGA